The following DNA comes from Raphanus sativus cultivar WK10039 unplaced genomic scaffold, ASM80110v3 Scaffold0309, whole genome shotgun sequence.
CTAAATTTGATTCGCGTAGAACAACCTAGTCCGGTTAGTGTGTGAGAGACTACAAAGAGTAGAGCAGAATGTGATAAACATTATCTgagatcatttttttttataagctTTTAAATCTATTTTCAGCGTAACAATGCTCTGAAACTGTTACTCTGTTAGTaattgttgtttctttgcaGTTTTATGTTGAGAGAAAAACGGGAAAGCGGTTCCGTTCCCTTGTCTCCGTTGAGAGATACTTGAATGAATCAGGGAAGCGTAACGATTATCAGCATCAGCAGCAGCTTGTGCTTTTACAGCAGCAGCATAACCGTGTCCCTTCCAAAGATTTCAATCTACCTGATGGTTGGATCGTTGAGGAGAAACCCCGGAAAAATTCCGGTCGAATAGACAGAGTACACTTCACACATCTGCCTCTTTGGTTTATCTTTGGTTTGTGCCTTATTTCTAAACCGCTTGCTGCTGTTTGTTTGCAGTTTTACATTGAGCCAGGAACAGGGAAGAAGTTCCGTTCTCTGCCTGCTGTTGAGACATACTTGAACGGTGGTACAGTTGATTCCGGGCAGATTTTGGCGAACCCGGATGGTACCGGATTTGAGAGCGTGGATATTGACCCAAACCCACCGGAGAAAGTTAAATGGGTACTGACGGGTCCAGTAGGAAGCATGTTTAGTGCGCATGTTAGCGGCTCGGACGTCTCTAGCTCTCTCCAAAAGACATGGTCCGAGGCTTTTGTCTCATTGATCCAAGAACGGGTTTAACAAATGTCTGCTGATTCCTTGATTTGGGCGTTTTGGGTCGGGTTTTTTTTATCACTTTTTAATTTGAATGCTAATAAGCTATCCCGCTCAGTAGTCTCTCTCCATGCTTAGTGCGCATGTTAATAAGGTATTGGTCCTATTGgatgttttctgtttttgtcGAGTCGTATGGAAATTAAGATGTGCAATAGTAAACCAACTTTGTCGGATGACATTAAAAACCCTTCAAGCAAACGATTATGCAAATGAGTACATAACTAGATATATTAACAAAAGAACTTATCAATAGTATTGTATAGTGCAGAGTTGATTATTCGTTTAATATACGGCgtctttatttataaatatatcgTATTAGAATAATGCTGATGGAAGCCTGATCTCTCTAGTCGGTCGCGAAAGCTAAAAACTAGTAGTGACTGCTTAATTGGACAACACCTTCTCTAAGTGATATTAATCATCAATGTGAAATAACTTTTTTAAACATTGTGAAGTAACTTATTTAAAGTAAATGAAGAAGATACATGGTGTGATGGATTGTGTACTTTTAATTAGCTGATTCATAATAGTAAAAAATGGACGGATAAAGTGTAAGTACAAATATGATGGTAGGCTAAAAGAAGAGatctataatttattaaaaatacctAAATTGCTATATATAAACTccgtaatttttcttttaaaagttatcttacttgtttttagttaaattgttttgactttacgacaatataataatttcgttttttattaataaaaaatcttttaagTCCAAACTAATTCATTTCAATAATCTTTGGATATCCaataatgtatttaaatattttgatgagaAAAGAAACCATTGCacctttagtcaaaaaaaaaaaacattgttcaTAACATGGCACAAGTGACGATGGCGTGATTCGTTTAAATTCCAAAGTAAGGAATAAtccaaggtaaaaaaaaaagaataatccAAGGTCGACTTAACGATGTATactattgtttgttttattctGTCAGATCTTTTCATGTCAAGGTGTTAGTATTTATCTTGTAAGATTCTAAAAACTTCCAGCTATGTATTGTCGACTGTGATATTAAAACTGTTCAACCTATTTAACTTTCTCACTTTAATATAATCTATTAGCCAAAATATAAACTAGTATTAGCCAACTCGTTAGTGTTAGATAATCgttcaaaatttataaagtgGTATCGAATATTGGACCCTTAGCTAGAAAAGATAGccttttaatttaatttggtcTTTTTGTGTGCAAGTCTTCTTcccatctttaaaaaaaacaacgaAATATATGAGACGAGACTAAAACCATTTGGTAACAGTGTGTTTTCTTCTGTGTACTAAAACTATCGTATAATGATGTTTTAAATTAGAGGGTGGATGAATAAGGGAGTGATTATGTGAGTTTATATGATTTTACCACTTAAATGATTATACGAAATCGTGATCTGGGTACACTTACTTCTCATtgtatacaaaatttatatataagttttCAGGATGTCGCCTGAGAGGAACAATCTTCTCTCTTTTACTCATTAATTAACCAAAAATGAATAATttgtcttttaattttttttttagttttcctAAAGCACTAGCATTATTCTATTGTTTATGTAACATTTCCCATACATGGATCATAAATCATGGCGTACGTTAACGTTAAGAGAGAATGATCTCGAGAATATCCAGTCCGTGCGATGCTCTTAACAAGTAGGCATGCATGGCAAATGTTTACTGAGAGTAGAGACGCATGCAATGCAACCAAACAAGCTGAAAACAAGTACACAAATCATAGGATTCTGAAGTTATGTTATgatgaaagaaaagaaagaaagataatgTGGGACCAAAAGGGTCTTATCTTGAAATGGTAAGTGCCAAAGCCTTCGCAAGTCACGAGCCAAAGGAATTGAAGGGGAAAAGTATTACTTTAGTGGACTGGCCATAGAGGAATTGGTGGCATCCACGTAACTAAGGTCTTATATCTGTCTGCTTACTTCACTCTAATCTCTTTAGAATTTTGGGGCGTCCACTACAAAGACAACTCCCAAAGAAAAAGAAGGGCCAATTCTCGAGTTCAACAGTTCTACACAACTAAAACTCTTATgagaatttttatattttctataataccatataataatagataaatagataaaaagcAATGTTTTGAATCGGCCACATAGATTAAACACCGGTAAATAAAGGTTTAGTTTTTGGCCTTCGTAATTTACGCAGCCTATTAATCcgtctagatttttttttttgaaacaccaaTCCGTCTAGATTATAAttgtaataaatatatttataaaaataatataaatgtataaaatatatttatttattatcataattataagttttactaaaatattaaaatatagaaaacaaactAGATAAGAAAAATCTCCAAAAATTAATCAAGTTGTGCACTCCTCGAACTTCCGATTTACAACTTTGAGGCCATTTGATATGATGACCAcaaccaatttaaaaaaaaaaattatacaagaATATTTAGACCCCACTGTAAGATGACTCTAAACTATCTTCGTGTTTGTCTTCGTGTTCGTAGCTAAAGTTATCAGTTTGTAATTTGACCATCTGTTTTTTTACTGACGATAccaaaatgttaattttaatgGCTAACATGAATCAAACTGTAAGTACCGTGTTAGGGATCTCTTCAAGTACCACCAGCGCAAGGTCTGCTGGTTActaatatttactttatttaatCTTTTCGCTTCGGTCATCTACTAATCCTATTATTCCAAATGTATTAATGTAATTGTTATTCGATGTCAATATCTAGTAGCTTTCCTATTGTGGTGGtgtgtataattttataatcgCTATTGGACAATGGACAATGGACAACTCGAGAATATGAAAGCAACAGGCAAAACCATTAGAACCCCGAATATGATATTTAAAGCATTACAAGCACCAGTGCCGGACTAATATTTTGTATTGCCCCaatccaaatttaaaattatgcccgtatacataatttttttgttaatatcttatgcataatttttttttgtcacactttgtatataatttatcaagaccacaaactaatataaaaacaaCGTAAATTTGTATTTAGAAAAATAGTCTACTAtcgtataaaatataaatatacttatatatttaatttttaataaattcataaatattgttgaaaagtCCAATAAATTTTGTTCTAACTAAAAATgtctaataaataatattttaacaaaagaacccacaaaatttatttatataccaatactaataattttcttttgaaaatatgCCTCGTTAATTTGGATGATAAGTATAAGccaaacaaatctttttttttatttgtaagccaaacaaatcttattctaactaaaaatgcctaataagtaatattttaacaaaagaatccataaaatttatttatttatcaatactaataattattttttttgaaaaatatgttcCATTAATTTAGATGATAAGTCCAACAAATCttattctaactaaaaatgtctaataagtaatattttaacaaaataattcacaaaatttatttatttatcaatactaatttttttttttgaaaaatatgctCTATCAATTTAGATGCTCCAATTTTTGGTTTGGGTGGCTTTCCCTCTACGCCGGTCCTGACAAGCACATCCACATAGTTTTTAAGGGGAAAAAACATGTGAAGAAAACCATACATagtaacaactttttttttctagtgTTCAATTATATTAGATGGATAACCAAATCCTGTTACTAAATGTTAGGGCTAATTAACATTTACTTTCGTAATGACCTAGTTGATGCAATTATTATGGATCAAATCCGAATAGCCATGTAATCAGTAAGAATTTTTCACGGTCGTAAACATAGGATCAGACCGGAACTTCAATAGGGTTGGATACTCGGATCCACGAGTTTTCCATATATACGTAAACTGGAACCTTTTTAGTGCTTGGGTATATTTTTGCTAGTATAATTCTCTCATATTTCTGTAAGTCATTTTCAAAGTTTTCCACAGAACAAAACAATTTGAAGAATATTGGGAACTCTCCACCAATCAGAGATATATACAGAGAAAaggagaatatatatatatatatatactctgtATTCTCTGCTTCTATGGACCAGCACACAGGTACTTAGACACAAGTTACTCTACTTTAGTTCATGCATATATAGAAGATGTAAGCCACATAAGTTACACACATGACCACATGTGTAAGGTTAATGGCATTCCAATAATAAACcacataataataaatatttataaggtttCAAAGATTATGGAGTAAAAGATTAAACTTTCTGAGACATGAAGACAGATCCCCAAGAGGCAAATCACAAAgccaaatcaaatcaaattggCCTTTCtcatctaaataaatatttagttggGTGTTTAGAATTAATTCTTAATCCTAAAAGCATTATCTAAGTATCTAACTTTCAGTCTCAAGTGCTGCTGCTATATACAAAAGGCCACTTATCAAAACATTCACAACAATTCGACCCATAGCCTTAAGATTTAGTATCTCCTTTTATATTCTTTATTTAAAGGATATAAGGTTCTACAATGATATCTTGATCAAACTTTAATAAAGCTAAGGGACAAACTACAACCATAACCTCACCAAAAATAGTACTACCAAAATGACTATAGCCTTCTTATACTCACAGTCTCACACAAATAATACTTCTTCCATATTATTAAAACGCTATGATAAAGGAAACTAAAAGATAGGTGTACTTAAGGCTTACATAGGTTACCTTGTTTCCTCTTCTGTTTGGTTTTGGAATATTTTACTGACACTCGAGCGAGATAGTGCAATCGAAACTATTGGGATCTGccaaagaaaatataagaaagtcTTCTTATTGCAACACAcaaaaagacaaacaaaaaggCAGAGTTAGTGGGAGTGTTACATCAATACATCAATCTCTCTTTCACgatcattttttctttgttttcttatttttttagtatGCTCTAATGGCTTGATCACATCATAAAACAGGACCCACATTATCATCAGCATAATCTAATATCTCACCATATGGACGGTAAagataagaaaaacaaatcatTAGAGAATTTTAATAACGTGAGTGTTATATCGCGTTGTGTAGACACAACTACTTAGTGTTCAAGTTGGCTCTTATATAAATACTGGTCTTAGAGTTTGCCAAAGGCTCCCATAAAGCAAAACTGGGAAGTAACTTTCGAttcagagagaaaaaaagagttaaGAGTGAGGGATGAAGAGTGTGCAAGAGGAATACCGTAAAGGACCGTGGACAGAACAGGAGGACATCCTCTTGGTCAACTTTGTCCACATGTTCGGAGATCGAAGATGGGATTTCGTAGCGAAAGTGTCAGGTTTGAAGGTGGAGGGAGAAACATAAGAATAGGTATAGGGTTTgtgttttggtaaaaaaatggTTGGTCTTTGGAAAGGACCTTCCATTAAAAGATATGACCTGGTTTTGGCTGCAGGTTTAAACAGAACAGGAAAGAGTTGCAGGTTAAGGTGGGTTAACTATCTACATCCTGGTCTCAAACGTGGTAAGATGACTCCACAAGAAGAGCGTCTTGTCCTTGAGCTTCACGCAAAATGGGGAAATAGGTCAGAAGATATCTTCAAGAAACAGAGAAACcctaaaaatgtttttttaaatttgtatgaCGAAATTTTGAATTGTTCTTCATACGCAGGTGGTCTAAAATTGCCAGGAAATTGCCGGGTCGAACCGATAATGAGATAAAGAATTACTGGAGGACTCATATGAGGAAGAAGGCACAAGAGAAAAAGAGACATATGTCTCCAACTTCCTCATCTTCAAACTGCTGCTCATCATCTATGACCACTGCAGCTACTCAAGACACTGGAGGATCTAATGGGAAAATGGATCAAGAATGTGAAGATGGATACTACTCGATGGATGACATATGGAGAGAGATTGATCAATCTGGAGCGAACATTATCAAACCGGTGAAAGACATCTACTACTCTGAGCAAAGCTGTTATTTGAACTTCCCTCCTCTGGCTTCTCCAGCATGGGAAAGTTCCATGGAATCTATATGGAACATGGATGCAGATGATAGTAAGATGTCTTGTTTTGCCATTGATCAGTTTCCTCTCAGTTTTGAACATGGTAGATCATCACCCTGGTCGTCTTTACTCTAGGACTTGATTCATTTGAATGTTTATATATGCAGCATATTTATATGTTATCAAGCAACTGCAGTAGTTTCCCATGACTTGCATTAAAAAAACACCGCTCACTGTACTAATATCATGtgtaatcatcatcatcatcatcatcatcattatcctATGCCTTCATATATGTTATAGTTTGTAGAATGAgtgacaaaaacaaaacatttccATCTCTTTTGCGTAAAGAGATGCTTTTTTCATGGATACCATGTATAATACACGTTAAAACATATCCAGCAATGTAGACTTTAATTTTCTGTGAATGTTTGTAATAATTcatatttagaaattaatttcTGATGAGAGGATGTGAGGATCCATTATCAAAACCATCTAGAGTGAAGGAAGAAAAATGGAATAAGAAAGTATCAACATGACTTAACAAGGCATATTCATCTGCTAAACAATCAAGAAAATAGGTTTGACTTGTAAAGCTCAAGCCAGCTTTGTGAAAAAGAATGTATTCTTCTGCTTAATCATCTTATTGGTAAAATTAGTATGTTTTTGCatttgtttcttaaaaaaattatccatGATGGAAAAGATCAGTTTCCACTCTTTTAATCAGTCTTTACGGTAAGATATcattttttatatctttattatATGAGGCACTAAGAGACTAGAGCTTCAACTTTTCCTTGAA
Coding sequences within:
- the LOC108843934 gene encoding methyl-CpG-binding domain-containing protein 7, which codes for MNEKSEKRKHFINSRVTTLGIVYLTRGYLLECLVTSGCWYLHKLFVFVSVDPLKLSIGLNPATKKMKTRSSSSSASVPARNSRESKLQIVDPAPSRRKSLHGLSRPRPSSRRSKGRADDSDRRSYASKGFRLPKGWTAEECPRRNSYHIDRFYVERKTGKRFRSLVSVERYLNESGKRNDYQHQQQLVLLQQQHNRVPSKDFNLPDGWIVEEKPRKNSGRIDRFYIEPGTGKKFRSLPAVETYLNGGTVDSGQILANPDGTGFESVDIDPNPPEKVKWVLTGPVGSMFSAHVSGSDVSSSLQKTWSEAFVSLIQERV
- the LOC108843932 gene encoding transcription factor MYB59 isoform X2, whose amino-acid sequence is MGFRSESVRFEGGGRNIRIGLNRTGKSCRLRWVNYLHPGLKRGKMTPQEERLVLELHAKWGNRWSKIARKLPGRTDNEIKNYWRTHMRKKAQEKKRHMSPTSSSSNCCSSSMTTAATQDTGGSNGKMDQECEDGYYSMDDIWREIDQSGANIIKPVKDIYYSEQSCYLNFPPLASPAWESSMESIWNMDADDSKMSCFAIDQFPLSFEHGRSSPWSSLL
- the LOC108843932 gene encoding transcription factor MYB59 isoform X1, which encodes MKSVQEEYRKGPWTEQEDILLVNFVHMFGDRRWDFVAKVSGLNRTGKSCRLRWVNYLHPGLKRGKMTPQEERLVLELHAKWGNRWSKIARKLPGRTDNEIKNYWRTHMRKKAQEKKRHMSPTSSSSNCCSSSMTTAATQDTGGSNGKMDQECEDGYYSMDDIWREIDQSGANIIKPVKDIYYSEQSCYLNFPPLASPAWESSMESIWNMDADDSKMSCFAIDQFPLSFEHGRSSPWSSLL